AGCCCGCGCGCGTTCAATCTGAAACTGCATCAACCGCCGCCACGCCCCGTTGATCACCCCGTTTTTGAGTTCCTTCACCGTGTAGCTAAAAGCCGTCAAATCTTCCAGCGGCAAATAAATCCGACCCCGCTGCAAATCTTCCCCCACATCCCGCAGGATATTGGTCAACTGGTTGGCAATTCCCAGGGCAATTGCGGCCTGGCGCACCGACTCGTCCCGGTGGGGCGTGCCCATGATCGCCAGCGACATCAATCCCACCGTCCCCGCCACACGGTAGCAATAGGTCTCTAGCTCGGCAAACGTGGCGTAACGGCGCTGGCACAAATCCATCCGTTGCCCCGCAATCATATCCCGAAACGGCTGAATGTCCAAGGGAAACTCCCGCGTCGCCGCATACAGGGCCAAGTCATAAATATCCTGGGGTTGACCGGCGAAGGTGCGCTCGAGTTGTTGCTCCCATGCCTGCAAGGTGCTGAGCGACGTCGTGCTGCCCTGGGGGCCATCCACCAGTTCATCCGTGCGCCGACACCAGGCATACACCGCCCACACGGCCCGGCGTTTGGCGGGTGCCATCAACAACGTCCCCAGATAGAAGGTCTTGGCGTAGGTCGCCGTCAGCCGCTCACACTCGGCGTAGGCTCGCGCCACCGCTTTGGGTTGGAGTTCCAAGGGGGGAGACGCCGTCGCCGTCATCGTTCTCACGCCACTGCCACGGGAGTCGTTGGCGCTGTCTGGGACAAGTAAGCTGCAACCGCCTGCGCCGCCAATTTCCCCGACAACACTGCCCCTTCCATACTCCCCAAATACCGCTGCATGGTGTAACTACCCGCTAAAAAGAAATTGGCAATCGGCGTCACCTGACTGGGGCGATACTGTTGCCGACCTGGAATCGCCTTATACACCGAACGGGGCGTTTTGACAATCTTATATTTACGGAGTCGCGCGGGGTTGTCCCCCGTCAACTGCTGCGGGAACAGCTTGCGCAATTCCGCCATCGTCACATCCAAGATTTCTTCGTCCGAACGGTCAATCCACGCCTGCGCCGGCGCCAACACCAACTCCAGCATGGAGCGATGGGGGTCGCTGTAGGCCCGGCAGGTATTGCTCATATCGGCATAGACGCTCAGCACCGGCGAACGGGAAAACAGGAGATGGTCTACCTGACAAATTTTCCGGTCAAACCAAAGATGAATGTTAATCACCGGCACCCCTTCCAGACCCTCTAACTTCTGGAAAAAGGGGATGGACTTCCACGCTGGCGGCAACAGCGCCTTCAGGGCATCCACCGACATCGCCGACACGTAGGCATCCGCTTTCACCACGTAATCGCTCCGGCCGTTGAGTCCGCGAATCACCAGCCCCGCCACCGTGCCATCGGGATGGAGCAAGAACTCTTTCAACGGCGACAGCAGATGGACTTCCCCGCCCCGCGCCGTGATGTAGTCCACAATCGGCTGGCACAACCGCTCCGTCGGCGACCCGTCCAAAAAGGCAATCTTCGACCCGTAGCGCTCCTGCAAAAAGCGGTTTAAAGCCGTTAGGGGAATGGTCGCCGACACCTCATCAGGATTGAGAAACGTCAGCGCCTTGGACGCCGCCACAAAAATATCGCTGTTGACCCGCTCATCAATGCCCTGCCGCCGCAACCACTCAAGCAACGTATATTTATCCATCGCTTCCACATACTTTTGTCCCCGAATCATCGCCGGCGTCAGTCCCAGGGCAAAGCGAATTTTTTGCTCCCAGGTGAGCATGTCATTGTTGCGCAAGATGGCCAAAATGACGTGGAACGGCGCAGGAATATCCGGCACATCAAACCGGGATAAGACCCCTGGCTTTTCCGGCTGGTTGAAAATCAAAGTGTGTTCTTTCCACTGCAACCGGTCGCTGATGCCCAATTCCGCCAGCAATTGCAGCATGTTGGGGTAGGCGCCAAAAAACGCATGTAACCCTGTCTCGTACCAGTCTCCCTCTTCATCCCGCCAGGCGGCTACGAGTCCTCCTAGCACGTCCCGGCTTTCGTAAATCACTGGCTGGTGCCCGGCATCCACCAAATACTTGCCGCACGCCAATCCCGCCAACCCCGCACCTGCAATCGCAACTCGCATAGCCGACCCCTACGTTTCCCTTCCCCAATAATATAAGCAATCTGAACCAACTGTAACAATTCTTTAACGTCCGCGGGCCACTCCCTGGATTTCAATCCAGACTTTTTTAGTCGGATATGATTTGACAGGGGTCGGGGGCTTTGTTACGATAGGCACCATGTCCTAACTCCCCTGGTGCGTATGGTGGCGACTTCGACTCCGGCGGCGACATTTTCCCACTTGCAGTGCAAAGAGTGTGGGGCGCAGTATCCCTTGGCGGCGATGCACGTGTGCGAGTTGTGCTTTGGGCCGCTGGAGGTGCAGTATGACCTGGAGGCCATCCGGGCGCAGGTGACCCGTAAGACCATTGCCCAGGGGCCGCACTCGATGTGGCGCTACCGGGCGTTTTTGCCCGTCGAGAGCGAAGAGCCGATTGATTTAGGGACGGGGATGACGCCGTTGATCCGGGCGCAGCGGTTGGGGCGGCGGTTGGGGCTGCGCAACCTGTGGATCAAAAACGACGCAGTGAACATGCCCACCTTGAGCTTCAAAGACCGGGTGGTGTCAGTGGCCTTGACGCGCGCCAAGGAATTGGGCTTTACAACGGTGGGCTGCGCCAGCACGGGCAATTTGGCGAATGCCACGGCGGCGATTGCGGCCCATGCGGGCTTGGACTGCTGTGTGTTCATCCCAGCGGACCTGGAGGCGGGGAAAATCCTAGGAACGCTCATCTATCGCCCGACGGTGATGGCGGTCAAGGGAAATTACGACCAGGTGAATCGGCTTTGCTCCGAAGTGGCCAACAGCCAGGGCTGGGGCTTTGTGAATATCAATCTCCGCCCCTATTACTCGGAAGGCTCGAAGACGCTGGGGTTTGAGGTGGCCGAACAATTGGGGTGGCAACTGCCGGATTGCATCGTCGTGCCCCTGGCGAGCGGGTCCCTGTACACCAAAATCTACAAGGGGTTCCGGGAACTGGTGCAAGTGGGATTGGTGGAAGACAAGCCGGTGCAGTGCCATGGTGCTCAGGCCCAGGGGTGCGCCCCGATTGCCGAGGCCTTTGCCGCCGGTCGGGATTTCATCGCGCCGGTGAAACCCCATACGATTGCCAAGTCGATTGCCATTGGGAATCCGGCGGATGGAGTGTACGCGCTAGAGGTGGCTCGCAAAACCGGCGGACAAATTGCGGCGGCCAGCGATGCGGAAATCGTCGCCGGTATCCAGTTACTGGCGGAAACGGAAGGCATTTTCACGGAAACAGCAGGGGGAACGACGGTGGCGGTGTTGCAAAAGTTGGCCCAAGCTGGTTATATTCACCCCGATGCCCTGACGGTTGTTTATATCACAGGCAATGGCTTGAAAACCCAAGAGGCGGTGCAGGGGGTCATTGGCGAACCGTTGACGATTGAACCAACCTTGAGCAGTTTTGCGCGGGCATGGGAACGCTCGCAAACCCTAGAACGTCTGGAGTGGCAACAGGTGTTGGTCTAGGGGAAAAAGCCCGCAAAAATCTAGTGAATTTACAGTTGTCAATTCCTTGCGGCCACGATTTTTCCGAACTTTTGCGCACTACAAAATCATTAGAAATTTTTATCGAGAAATGGCTTGACCTTGCAGTTGAGTGCAACGTTTAGCGTAAAGATAGTCAAGCCAAATGACGCAGGGGCTTACCTGACCGACGGGATTATCCGGGCGTATCGCAATAAGGGATGAATGGTTTTGGGAAGTGCCGGCCTGGGAAGGTGCGGTGCTTTTTTATGTTTGATGGTAGGGTAAATCCTATGGTGGCGACTTCCCTGCGGCGCATTTTCCCCTACCTGTACCCCTACCGATGGCGATTGGTGCAGGCGCTGGTGTGTACAGCAGGATTTGTCTTGTCCATGCCGGCGCTGGCGCATTTGGCGGGGATGTTGGCGCCGATGGTGGGAAGCGGCGATGTGCCTGCAATTACCCGTATGGGCGGGCTGGTGATGGTGTTTTTTCTGGTGCGGGGGTTATGCCAGTACGGCCAGGATGCGTTGATGGCGGATGTGGCCCTGCGGGTAACGATGGATTTGCGCTGTCAGGTGTACCGGCATTTACAAACGCTGGACATCACATTTTTTGAGCAGGCCCGCACGGGGGATTTGAGCTACCGGTTGACGGAGGACGTGGACCGGGTGGGGGAAATGGTGCATAAATTATTCCATCAATTTCTCCCGTCGGTGTTGCAATTGCTGGCGGTGCTGGCCTATATGCTCTGGCTGAACTGGCTGTTGACCCTGGCGACGGTGGTCGTAGCGCCCTTGATGACCCTGCTGATTGGCTGGTTTGGGCGACGGTTGTTGTGGCTGTCCCAGCGCAGTCAGGCCAAAGTGGCGGATATTGCGGCGCTGTTGACGGAGGTGTTTGCCGGGATGCGGGTGGTGCAGGCGTTTGCTGCTGAAGACTACGAGTTGCAGCGGTTTGTGCAAGCGGCGGAACGGAATCGGCGGGCACGGTTGGGCGCTGAACGGCTCAAGGCGGTGCAATTTCCGGTGGTGGGGTTTCTCGAGGCGATGAGCGTCTGGTTCCTGTTCTGGTTGGGGAGCTGGCAAATCCAGCAACAGTGGTTAACGGCGGGGGAATTTGTGGCCTTTGCGGCGGCGGTGGCCCTGCTGTTTGACCCGATTACGATTACCACGAGCAACTACAACGAATACAAGCAAGGGCAAGCGTCGGTGGAACGGGTGTGGGAGTTGTTGCGCTTGCAGCCCCAGGTGCAGGAATCCCCAACGGCGCGACCCCTACCGCCCATCACCGGCAAGGTGGAGTATCAGCGAGTAACATTTGGTTACACGCCGGAGCGACCGGTGTTGCGGGAAGTGGAGCTGCGGATTTGGCCGGGGGAGACGGTGGCGCTGGTGGGACCGTCAGGCGCCGGCAAAAGCACGCTGGTGCATCTATTGCCCCGGTTTTTTGACCCCCAGGCGGGCCGGATTTTGATTGACGGGGTGGACATTCGCACGGTGACGCTGGCGAGCTTGCGGCGGCAAATCGGCATCGTTCCCCAGGACACGCTGTTGTTTTCCGGGACGGTGGCCCAAAACATTGCCCTGGGACGGACGGACTGGGAGTTGGCGCAGGTGGAATGGGCGGCACGGGTGGCCAATGCCCATGAATTCATCACCCGCCTGCCCCAGGGCTATCACACGTGGGTGGGGGAGCGGGGTGTGAATCTCTCGGGGGGCCAGCGGCAACGGATTGCGATTGCCCGGGCGGTGTTGCTCGACCCCAAAATTTTGATTCTGGATGAGGCGACATCCGCCCTGGATGCAGAATCGGAAGCGCTGGTGCAGGAGGCGCTGGAGCGGTTGATGCAAAACCGAACGGTGCTCATCATTGCCCACCGGTTGTCCACCGCACGACGCGCCGACCGGATCGTGGTGCTGGAGCAGGGACAGATCATCGAGACGGGCACGCATGAGGAACTGCTCCGTCAAGGAGGCCGCTATGCCCAGTTCTACAGCCAGCAATTTCCCGATAGTTCCGTCTAGCCGCTTGGTTAAAATTTTGTTAAGGTAAAAGTCCGGTTGCCAGGCGTCGGGGGGGAATTTGGGGGAGTCCATTGCACCGAACCATGTGCCGTTTGATTGCCTATCTGGGAGAACCCATTCCGTTACACCGTTTAGTGTTATCGCCGCCCCACTCGCTGTTGGTTCAAGGCTACGCGCCCAAGGAAATGACGGCGGGTTTGCTCAACGGGGACGGGTTTGGGTTGGGATGGTATGACCAGCGGTTGCGGCCCCAGCCTTTTACCTACAAAAACATCCTGCCCATCTGGAATGACCTGAACCTGCCCCACCTGTGCGAGTACGTCATCAGTGGGTGTGTGCTGGGGTATGTGCGCAGTGCGACGCCGGGCTTGGCGGTGGACTACAGCAATTGCCAGCCGTTTGTGCAGGGGGTACTCAGCGCGGTGCATAACGGTCGCGTTGTCAACTTCCGCCAAATCCTGTACCGACCCTTGCGTCAGCAATTGACCGACGAAGATTATCTCGCCATCCAGGGGCTGACCGATTCCGAGCATCTGTTTGCCTGGATACTGCACCACTACAAACAAACAGGGGACTTGCGCCGGGCCTTGTACGACAGTTTCCAGAGCTTGCTCGACCTAGCCCCCCAAGTGGACGTGACCTTTAACTTTATCCTGAGCGATGGGGAGCAGTTGTTGGCGTCGCGCCTTGCCCACGGGAGTCCTGCCCCCAGCCTGTATTACCTGACCGGTCACCCCGATTACCCCGGCGTGGTGATCGCATCGGAACCGCTGTTTACTGATGAGCGGTGGGTGGCCTGTCCACCGGGGTCGGTGCTGCAGGTGACGGCGACGGGTCAGGTGCAGGTGTGGACAGGTAGCGCCGC
The sequence above is a segment of the Gloeomargarita sp. SKYB120 genome. Coding sequences within it:
- a CDS encoding phytoene synthase — translated: MTATASPPLELQPKAVARAYAECERLTATYAKTFYLGTLLMAPAKRRAVWAVYAWCRRTDELVDGPQGSTTSLSTLQAWEQQLERTFAGQPQDIYDLALYAATREFPLDIQPFRDMIAGQRMDLCQRRYATFAELETYCYRVAGTVGLMSLAIMGTPHRDESVRQAAIALGIANQLTNILRDVGEDLQRGRIYLPLEDLTAFSYTVKELKNGVINGAWRRLMQFQIERARAYFRQAEPGVNQLCADARWPVWTALLNYRRILDQIERNDYDVFNRRAYVSLPGKLSALPGALWRSFWGGWS
- the pds gene encoding 15-cis-phytoene desaturase, with product MRVAIAGAGLAGLACGKYLVDAGHQPVIYESRDVLGGLVAAWRDEEGDWYETGLHAFFGAYPNMLQLLAELGISDRLQWKEHTLIFNQPEKPGVLSRFDVPDIPAPFHVILAILRNNDMLTWEQKIRFALGLTPAMIRGQKYVEAMDKYTLLEWLRRQGIDERVNSDIFVAASKALTFLNPDEVSATIPLTALNRFLQERYGSKIAFLDGSPTERLCQPIVDYITARGGEVHLLSPLKEFLLHPDGTVAGLVIRGLNGRSDYVVKADAYVSAMSVDALKALLPPAWKSIPFFQKLEGLEGVPVINIHLWFDRKICQVDHLLFSRSPVLSVYADMSNTCRAYSDPHRSMLELVLAPAQAWIDRSDEEILDVTMAELRKLFPQQLTGDNPARLRKYKIVKTPRSVYKAIPGRQQYRPSQVTPIANFFLAGSYTMQRYLGSMEGAVLSGKLAAQAVAAYLSQTAPTTPVAVA
- the thrC gene encoding threonine synthase; this encodes MVATSTPAATFSHLQCKECGAQYPLAAMHVCELCFGPLEVQYDLEAIRAQVTRKTIAQGPHSMWRYRAFLPVESEEPIDLGTGMTPLIRAQRLGRRLGLRNLWIKNDAVNMPTLSFKDRVVSVALTRAKELGFTTVGCASTGNLANATAAIAAHAGLDCCVFIPADLEAGKILGTLIYRPTVMAVKGNYDQVNRLCSEVANSQGWGFVNINLRPYYSEGSKTLGFEVAEQLGWQLPDCIVVPLASGSLYTKIYKGFRELVQVGLVEDKPVQCHGAQAQGCAPIAEAFAAGRDFIAPVKPHTIAKSIAIGNPADGVYALEVARKTGGQIAAASDAEIVAGIQLLAETEGIFTETAGGTTVAVLQKLAQAGYIHPDALTVVYITGNGLKTQEAVQGVIGEPLTIEPTLSSFARAWERSQTLERLEWQQVLV
- a CDS encoding ABC transporter ATP-binding protein/permease, producing MVATSLRRIFPYLYPYRWRLVQALVCTAGFVLSMPALAHLAGMLAPMVGSGDVPAITRMGGLVMVFFLVRGLCQYGQDALMADVALRVTMDLRCQVYRHLQTLDITFFEQARTGDLSYRLTEDVDRVGEMVHKLFHQFLPSVLQLLAVLAYMLWLNWLLTLATVVVAPLMTLLIGWFGRRLLWLSQRSQAKVADIAALLTEVFAGMRVVQAFAAEDYELQRFVQAAERNRRARLGAERLKAVQFPVVGFLEAMSVWFLFWLGSWQIQQQWLTAGEFVAFAAAVALLFDPITITTSNYNEYKQGQASVERVWELLRLQPQVQESPTARPLPPITGKVEYQRVTFGYTPERPVLREVELRIWPGETVALVGPSGAGKSTLVHLLPRFFDPQAGRILIDGVDIRTVTLASLRRQIGIVPQDTLLFSGTVAQNIALGRTDWELAQVEWAARVANAHEFITRLPQGYHTWVGERGVNLSGGQRQRIAIARAVLLDPKILILDEATSALDAESEALVQEALERLMQNRTVLIIAHRLSTARRADRIVVLEQGQIIETGTHEELLRQGGRYAQFYSQQFPDSSV
- the egtC gene encoding ergothioneine biosynthesis protein EgtC yields the protein MHRTMCRLIAYLGEPIPLHRLVLSPPHSLLVQGYAPKEMTAGLLNGDGFGLGWYDQRLRPQPFTYKNILPIWNDLNLPHLCEYVISGCVLGYVRSATPGLAVDYSNCQPFVQGVLSAVHNGRVVNFRQILYRPLRQQLTDEDYLAIQGLTDSEHLFAWILHHYKQTGDLRRALYDSFQSLLDLAPQVDVTFNFILSDGEQLLASRLAHGSPAPSLYYLTGHPDYPGVVIASEPLFTDERWVACPPGSVLQVTATGQVQVWTGSAAGVPVPVAGR